A DNA window from Solanum stenotomum isolate F172 unplaced genomic scaffold, ASM1918654v1 scaffold28786, whole genome shotgun sequence contains the following coding sequences:
- the LOC125851703 gene encoding DELLA protein GAI-like yields the protein MAHTLADLEALMLNIRPSNVEVVAVNSVFELHRVFSIPGAIKKVLDLIKELEPKIVTIAEQEANHNGSVFINRISEGWHYYSTMFDLLENADSINPNTLDIVMGEQYLGREIYNLVACEGTKRVVRHETLIQWRERINSAGFNLVPLASDTYKQAAMLLASFPNAEGFKIEVKDGCLMLSWHSRPLIAISAWRLCHQV from the coding sequence ATGGCACATACTTTAGCTGATCTTGAAGCATTGATGTTGAATATTAGACCCAGTAATGTGGAAGTAGTGGCTGTGAACTCTGTTTTCGAGCTTCACCGTGTGTTTTCCATTCCAGGAGCAATTAAAAAAGTGCTGGATTTAATAAAAGAATTAGAACCGAAGATTGTGACCATCGCAGAACAAGAAGCGAATCACAATGGGAGTGTCTTTATAAACAGGATTAGCGAAGGATGGCATTACTATTCAACAATGTTCGATTTGCTGGAGAATGCAGATTCGATTAATCCCAACACTCTAGACATAGTGATGGGGGAGCAGTACCTAGGGCGGGAGATCTATAATTTGGTGGCTTGCGAAGGGACTAAGCGAGTTGTGAGACATGAGACGCTGATTCAATGGCGAGAGAGAATTAACTCAGCAGGGTTCAACCTGGTTCCCCTGGCTTCAGATACTTACAAACAGGCAGCCATGTTATTGGCCTCGTTCCCAAATGCAGAGGGATTTAAAATAGAAGTGAAAGATGGGTGTCTTATGTTGAGTTGGCATAGTCGCCCGCTCATTGCCATCTCTGCTTGGCGTCTATGTCACCAAGTATAG
- the LOC125851706 gene encoding uncharacterized protein LOC125851706 — translation MSSPEMSMETIVEDEDSFVSDTDAIIYATSDISGWTHSLISDHNIPNSLSSTSVDENNHNQQISTAAGGDDDSMIASSSASSNWLMNNKQIDDQKEIRIFNVDFRALCNNTCGGS, via the coding sequence ATGAGTTCACCAGAGATGTCCATGGAAACAATTGTGGAAGATGAAGATTCCTTTGTTTCTGATACAGATGCAATCATCTATGCCACTTCTGATATTTCAGGCTGGACTCACAGTTTGATCTCAGATCACAATATTCCTAATTCGTTGTCTTCAACAAGTGTAGACGAAAACAACCACAACCAGCAGATTTCTACTGCTGCCGGTGGTGATGATGATTCCATGATTGCATCATCAAGTGCATCTTCCAACTGGCTTATGAATAATAAGCAAATTGATGATCAGAAGGAAATTAGGATATTTAATGTTGATTTCAGGGCACTCTGCAACAACACTTGCGGTGGATCTTAA
- the LOC125851705 gene encoding DELLA protein GAI-like, whose translation MACAEAIHENNLSLADVLISDIRRVTASQIGRAMKKVATYFADALYYKIHRLIPQDIVESSYSKDQLLHMSFYDSCLLVKIAHFIANQSILETFADYKRVHVIDFSLNQGWQWPALLQTLALRPGGPPAFRLSGIGGQPQPDDSTDP comes from the coding sequence ATGGCCTGTGCCGAGGCGATCCATGAGAACAACCTAAGCCTAGCGGATGTACTAATAAGTGACATAAGAAGAGTTACAGCTTCACAAATTGGAAGAGCAATGAAGAAAGTGGCTACTTATTTTGCAGATGCTTTGTATTATAAGATTCACAGATTGATTCCACAAGATATTGTTGAATCCTCCTATTCCAAGGACCAACTCTTGCATATGAGCTTCTACGATAGCTGCCTCTTAGTCAAAATCGCCCACTTCATTGCCAATCAATCAATTTTGGAGACCTTCGCCGATTACAAGAGAGTACATGTAATTGATTTCAGCTTGAATCAAGGTTGGCAATGGCCGGCACTTTTACAGACTCTCGCTTTGCGTCCTGGCGGTCCACCTGCTTTTCGGCTCTCGGGAATCGGTGGCCAACCTCAGCCTGATGACAGTACCGATCCTTAA
- the LOC125851704 gene encoding short-chain dehydrogenase TIC 32 B, chloroplastic-like: STGGASGIGLETTRVLALRKAHFIIAARNMEAANEAKQRILNENRTARIDILKLDLSSLKSVKAFADNFLALNLPLNILINNAGIMFCPFQLSEDGIEMQFSTNHLGHFYLTNLLLDKMKETAKSTGIEGRIVNLSSVGHLVCSHEGIRFHNINDKNSYQDKVAYGQSKLANLLHANELSRRLQEEGANITVNSVHPGLIMTNLMRHSAFLMRILRVFTCLLWKNVSQGAATTCYVALHPSLKGVTGKYFSDCNEYKPSKLARDEVLARNLWDFSNNLINASQKIIDK, from the exons TCCACAGGAGGTGCAAGCGGCATTGGTTTGGAGACAACAAGAGTTTTAGCTCTGAGGAAAGCCCATTTTATTATTGCTGCAAGAAATATGGAGGCTGCAAATGAAGCAAAACAACGCATTTTGAACGAAAACAGAACTGCACGTATTGATATTCTGAAACTCGACCTCAGCTCATTGAAATCGGTCAAGGCATTTGCAGATAACTTCTTAGCACTTAACCTTCCTCTCAACATCTTAAT AAACAATGCAGGTATCATGTTCTGTCCATTTCAGCTTTCCGAGGATGGAATAGAGATGCAGTTTTCTACAAATCATCTTG GTCATTTCTACTTGACTAACCTTCTTCTAGACAAAATGAAGGAAACAGCAAAATCTACTGGTATTGAAGGTAGAATTGTGAATTTGTCATCAGTAGGTCACCTAGTTTGCTCTCATGAAGGAATACGATTCCACAATATCAACGACAAAAACAG TTATCAAGACAAAGTGGCCTATGGACAATCCAAATTAGCCAACCTACTACATGCCAATGAGCTATCTCGCCGCTTGCAG GAAGAGGGAGCAAATATCACTGTCAATTCAGTTCATCCGGGTCTGATAATGACGAATCTCATGAGACATTCAGCCTTTTTGATGA GAATCTTAAGGGTTTTCACTTGTTTACTGTGGAAGAATGTCTCTCAG GGGGCAGCTACAACTTGCTACGTCGCCCTCCATCCAAGTTTAAAGGGAGTGACTGGAAAGTACTTTTCTGATTGCAACGAGTATAAGCCAAGCAAGCTAGCACGAGACGAAGTGTTAGCTAGGAATCTTTGGGATTTCAGCAACAATCTGATAAATGCATCTCAAAAGATTATTGATAAGTAG